From the Winogradskyella forsetii genome, the window AAGTGCTAAACAGGCTAACCCTATTCCACTTAAAAAACCTATGCGCTTGTTGGTATTTTGAATTTGTGTTTTTGGACTTAACTGACTGCTGTTAAATCTACCACAAGTATTTTGATTGGATTTGTTTTTAAAGAACGTAACGATTTCTTCAGCATTCATTTTTGTAAAATCGATGACTTCTTTTTCACAAGCACCACAAAAACCGCCATTGGAGGTTGGAGCAAGTTGATTGAAGTTTTCTTGGCATGGCGTTTTGATGTCTAGGTTAAATTGATTTTTCATGATATAAAGTTTTAAAGTTAGTACATATCAAAACTAGACATCAATTAAGGGATTAAAAATGAGGAATCAGTAAACGATGCTTTTTGATGAGTGTAGTGTCGTTTGTATTGAGTTTGTAAAAAACAAAACCACTTAGAACTAACTAAGTGGTCGTACTTTTAGGTCAAAATTGTTGACTATTCCATTTTTTTTGCAAGTGTTTCATTGCCACTTTGATAAATCGTAAAACTCTCTACATTTCCAGAAGTGTCTTTATTAAATTTGATTTTTATCGCGGCCACTTTAGCAAAAAACTCAGTCTCATTTTCCGCAAAAATTTCAAATTGACCTTGCCCTGTGGCTTGGGCAAAAATTTGATTACCATCAACCGTAATCTGAACATTGAAATTTGGGCCTAACTGGTATTTGCCTGCATACGGTTGTAAAACGGCATTGGTCAGCGTCACTTCTTTTCTGGCTTCAGGCTTTGGTTTGTCAACTTCCTTTCCTACACTTTCGGTGTCAGTGATAAAAATGGTTTCACGTTTTCCATTTGCGGATTTTGAAAACTTGTACTCAATTGCTCCATCTTTAAACATAAAACGGTTTTCGGAAAGTGGATAAATATCAAAAACCGTATTGGATTCGGATTCGCGCATACTTTTAAGTTGACCATCTTCCATAAATATATGTCGAATGACGTCATCTTCAAATTCATAAGCACCAACCCATTGTTTCATTTTAGCTTCAGATAATTTAACCACATCCTTCATCGTTGGAAACGGTTTTCCAATAGCGGTTGCAGCAAGGGATTGGGTGACTGCGCCGATGTCCTTGCAGCTACAATTACTTAAGCCAATGACATAAATACCTTCATCTATGAGATAAATTCCATTGGTAGAAGTGCCAAAAATACCACCACTGTGAGAATAGCCTTTAGACCCTTTAAGGTTCATTTCGCCCCAACCATAACCATAAGTAATGTGTTCACCATTATTTAGGGTTGAGCCATTTATAGCTTTATCCAAAGTTGTTGCTTTGATCAATGTGTTATTGGTTAGCGCATTTTGCCACTTTAGCATGTCGTCAATGGTAGATGTCAATGAACCAGCGGCTTGAGGCAAGGTCATACTTAAATAACTGGCATTAACATAACCATTGTCATTTTGTTCATACGGTCTGACTCTGTTTTTAACGATTTCACTGGTGTTTCCATAACTTGAATTCGTCATACCTAAACGCTCAAATATATTGTTTTCAATAAAATTTTCGTAGGTGTCTTCAGAAATGACTTCAATGATTTTGCCGAGTAAGATATAACCCGAGTTATTGTATTTAAAGGCTTCTCCTGGATCAAAATCCATAGGTTCGTTTTTAAAAGTAGCGATTAATTCGTCTAGTGTTTTATCGATACGGGCAAAATCCCTAAAATTTTCATTATCGGTATAACTTTTTATTCCTGAGGTGTGATTAAGGAGATGATGTATAGTTATAGTTTTACCGTGCGTAGGATAATCTGGAATAAACTTTGTAATGGAATCATCTAAACTTAATTTGCCTTCTTCTTCAAGCATTAAAATGGCAACTGCCGTAAATTGTTTGGTAATAGACGCCAGCATAAAAACGTTTTCTGGAATCATATCGACATCCAATTCTAAACTGGATTTCCCGATGGCCTTTCTATAAATAGCTTTACCATCTTTGGCTACTAAAATGGTCGCACCTGGTTCATCTGGTTTGTAGGATTCAAATACAATATCATCAAATTTTTGAGTTAAATCTTGGGCCTTGCTAGTTGTAATAAACAGGCAACTAAACAACAATAAGGCAAAGGTGTGGTTGATTTTCATTTTTTCTATGGATTGATTACTACTTATAGGACGATTCTTAAAATTATAAGTTACAAAAAAAACCACTTTGATTATAAGTGGTTTTAAATGACGTTTAAGATGTTGAAAAAAATTATTTTGCCGTTAAGTTCGCAGTGGTTTGGAATTCTGGAACTACATTTTTCATTTTGGCAAAAGCCAAACTGAATTTTCCTTCTCTAATATCGTCCAAAAGCCACTTACCATTGGTGTATTCCATAATCCAGATTTTCTCTTCATCTCCAAATTCATTTTTTCCTTGTACAATACGATGTGTTTCTCTGTCTTTTAAATAATCCTTAATGTCAGCTGAAATTACGAATGCAATTTTAGAGCCTTCTAGTTTTTCGTTATCTGTCAGCTCTAAGTAAAGTGGTTTTACACTTTTAATTTTATCTAATTTACATACGTTTTTAAGGTTTTCCTGTTTCCATCTGTCTAAATGAACCGTCTGTTGGTTCTGCCAATACCAATGGTTAACATATTCTGAGACTTCTTTCATGTCTTCATTGTCCCAAGCCAGATATACACGTCTAAAAACATTTCGTACATTTTTATCAAGATTCAGCCATGAAAAATCCTTATGCTTTAGTCCAATTTGATTGAGTTGCTTTTTAGTTTTCTTAACCGCAAAAAATTCAACCGTGTAGGTGTAAACGATTAAAGGAAAGAACACAATGAAAAGTGCAAACAAAATTAATTTTCCCCACCAAGTTTTAAATAGACCTTTGGCTATAGTGCCACCAGGGCCTGCATAAACAGGATCAATGTAGAATAAGAAGCCAATAATAAGTATAGTTAATAGTATTTTTTTGTGAAGTGGTTTCATATCATTCAGTTTTATGAGCTAAAGTTAATAAAAAAACCACTCTGAATTAACAAAGTGGTTTTTAGTCTTGACTCTTGGCTCTAAAAGCGAAGCGGTCTTTTGTCTACTTTATCATCTCATAACTACGTTTAATAAAGTTAGTTAACTCTTCACCTTTTACTTCGACTACGCTCAGTAACCCGCATAAGTGACCAAACTTTATTTTATCATTTCATAACTGCGTTTAATAAAGTTAGTCAACTCTTCACCTTTTAACAAGCCTTGAGATAAACGTGCTAAATCTAAACTTTGCGTGATTAAACGTTCTTGTTTCTTTTTGGTTTTCGTGCTTATAATTTCACCAACCAATTCAGAATTTGTATTCACGATGAGGTTGTACATCTCTGGCA encodes:
- a CDS encoding serine hydrolase, producing MKINHTFALLLFSCLFITTSKAQDLTQKFDDIVFESYKPDEPGATILVAKDGKAIYRKAIGKSSLELDVDMIPENVFMLASITKQFTAVAILMLEEEGKLSLDDSITKFIPDYPTHGKTITIHHLLNHTSGIKSYTDNENFRDFARIDKTLDELIATFKNEPMDFDPGEAFKYNNSGYILLGKIIEVISEDTYENFIENNIFERLGMTNSSYGNTSEIVKNRVRPYEQNDNGYVNASYLSMTLPQAAGSLTSTIDDMLKWQNALTNNTLIKATTLDKAINGSTLNNGEHITYGYGWGEMNLKGSKGYSHSGGIFGTSTNGIYLIDEGIYVIGLSNCSCKDIGAVTQSLAATAIGKPFPTMKDVVKLSEAKMKQWVGAYEFEDDVIRHIFMEDGQLKSMRESESNTVFDIYPLSENRFMFKDGAIEYKFSKSANGKRETIFITDTESVGKEVDKPKPEARKEVTLTNAVLQPYAGKYQLGPNFNVQITVDGNQIFAQATGQGQFEIFAENETEFFAKVAAIKIKFNKDTSGNVESFTIYQSGNETLAKKME
- a CDS encoding Tim44 domain-containing protein encodes the protein MKPLHKKILLTILIIGFLFYIDPVYAGPGGTIAKGLFKTWWGKLILFALFIVFFPLIVYTYTVEFFAVKKTKKQLNQIGLKHKDFSWLNLDKNVRNVFRRVYLAWDNEDMKEVSEYVNHWYWQNQQTVHLDRWKQENLKNVCKLDKIKSVKPLYLELTDNEKLEGSKIAFVISADIKDYLKDRETHRIVQGKNEFGDEEKIWIMEYTNGKWLLDDIREGKFSLAFAKMKNVVPEFQTTANLTAK